The sequence below is a genomic window from Uranotaenia lowii strain MFRU-FL chromosome 2, ASM2978415v1, whole genome shotgun sequence.
tataaaattctcttgtaacggtgtttgtagtactactcctctgAAATGACCGAAACGAttgtaattaaattattttaagaatattctgtaggcatgcgaatcggtttatatcgaataaaaataacagaaagtcgcATAAATTGTccataattattaaatttgtggttatttgaataaaatttaagtcatggcatccattttttcgagattttctttactttgggcgccgggcgggcggtttgtttttcgtctccatggacGAGGCGCCCCGAGCCaacgtcgtgagaggatagtaaccatggcatagcatactgattagtgggaacatttgggcgcctatttctctaccaagcatactttcaatgcacgtggtggcgatatgaagcctagatgtgttttttttccttctagaTTCCTAGTGTACCTTGGCagaaaattctttcggaaaatgaattccctcagttttggtcaataaaaatagGTTTATTCCACTGAAACCTTGCACTTATGCAGAATTCAGTCCTATCTTATTTAATTCAAAGAAAAGGCTCTtcatcagttcatgtgtcggatcggattttttgatcttctttaactttaaatggcgcctgataaaacttcagttaagtacatttttacatgataaacaaaatatttccgaTCTACCTCGTAGAGAatatcttattcatatttctgttatcaatatgattcaaaaataaccttgtaggcgAAATGGGTTAAataattgtatgtaaattctatatgttttgtattttttttttcaattgtccgcaaagaGACATATACCATTATATctttagcatcagaactaaatttatattttttagacaacaaatgctacctacattaacacgaactaaacatgggattatttttgcaaatctttcaattggttttgattcgattgataaaataccaatccgtgtcacatctaggcgtcaatTATttccatgtgctgtgtacaattaagcaggcttcattttgctcatcttgcCCAAAAGGAGACAGTGAACTTTCTCGCTCCTAATAATTGTGAGGAGATTTTAAATGAGCATTTTATCATCTGCTGCTGAGAGAGccaagagaatttttttctctaacgaatgatcactcttctactgTCAGAGCACTGTTGGTTTGTGACTCTGGAAACACCTCATCAGCGCTACGTGTGATCAGTGAAATGAATTGCTCAGTGAAGGCAAGGGCATAGTTTTACTATTCTCATCGCTcctaagagaaaaagaaatgcaaatcGCATATGAAATTTGGCCGTTTCACCAAATCACGTGGACAGCTTTAATGTGCGATTGAACCGTCCTCTTCCTATATGAAATTATGGAACATTGGCCCCAGCAAGTGCTGAAATAAACCACAACCGAAGCGTCCACCTCTGTTCGGTCGTTGATTTCTCAGCCAGTAACTGAGAAGCTGATGAACATTTCTCCCTTCGAGAACGAAATTGGGTGACTGCGTTTTTGAAATGCTCTGCAACAAAACGTGGGCTTCTTGATCGGTTTAAGTGTGAGAAAGCATGTTTCTCTTAGGCGTTTGACAAGCAAatgagaaaaagtgagcaaaaatcaagagaatcgaagaagcctgcaattaagcaagaaaaaacccatctaggttgcatatcgcccccacgtgcataagaaatataggtacttggttgagaaattgaatttttccagcgatcaatgaacagtatgttttGGTTACTATTCACTTGCGATGACGTTTGCTCGACCAGAGAGACGAaaccctcgaagaaaagaaaatctttaaaaatggatgccacgactttcaatttcagattttgacaaaaaaaaatgtaaatgtttttattccatcggcaaaatgtcaatctgggtcacatctaggcgtcattcataaccatgtgctgtacaaatgagctaggaatcaagtagaaaaaaatcacatcaaggcttcatatcgccacaccttgcattgaaaatatgcttggttgagaaatacgcgccaaaatattctcactgatcagtatgctatgccatggttactatcctctcgtgACGTTgagtcgcgacgcctcgaccatggagacgaaaaacaaaccgcccaatggaaaaaaaatctcgagaaaatggatgtcatgactttaatttgattcgaaaaactacaaattttgtatgggagccacccctcccttaagtcggatggggttgtaactattatagaaaccaccgccggccccaaaaaccctaaGATGCctattttgacgatgatcggttcagtagtttccgagtctatagggaacagacagacagacaaacattcactagctgatcccatacgaactccgtttcgctttgaaCTTGGAATACATATATCATGAACAGTtcgtatgaaagtcaattgccgaaaattttccagatacACTTcggaattcattgttaagtaataattgcaaaaatattggacgattactttttctgtcgtctgctactaaatttgaaattaggtAACATCTGACCGTGCCAAAAAGTtgaacccctttcggtggcctcttatacagtctttttgatatctgaaattgattaccattccctcaaaactcccgtttgcaaattttcaaagcaatccattgcataataacgtcaatattaccaaaaacagtgaaaaagtaattaatatggacgacccctttcgtcgacccctagcaaaacatttgacatctgaaatcgattgcccgtccccgaaaactaccgtgtgcaaatttccatTACAATCTGATGTcaaataacgacaatattgcaaaaatattgaaaggttaatatggacgaccccctttgccggctccttacactgaatttaatacctgaaatccattgctcgtccctcaaaactctcgtgtaccaattttcatctaaatccaatgtataataacgacaatatcgcattaaaagttaactattcactggacgacccccttggccgacccctgtttttaattttgataagtgaaattaattgtttgtccctaataactcctatgtgcaaattttcattccaatccgatcactaagatattgaaaagtttatatggatgaccccttttgacgGCCccttacattgaatttgatacctcaaatcgattgcacgtcactcaaaactatcgtgtaccaattttcagctgaatacgatgtatgataacgtcaatatcgcaaaaacagcgaatagttaatatggacgacccctttggctgaccccttacacacaccttgatacctgaaatcaattgcccaactctcaaaacattcatgtgcaaattttcaacacgatccgacgaaaagtaacttcaatatcgcgaaaacaatatttgtcttgtatggacgacccccttcagaaggggtcatcggaaatctgaaaacatttttcatccttcctgagcctaatgagcatccatgccaaatttcagacctctagctcttaagacggctgagtctatagaggacaaacaaacaaacaaacaaacaaacatacagaaattgctttttatttatatagatGTCCGCTGTTTTAGTCAACCTCACTGGTGCAGTTAATAAAACTGTTCAATTGTTAAATCTTGTTACTAAGCCACtgacttgtttttcaaaactcacaGCACAAAAACGCTGTAAGTATTCGGTAAGATATGAAAAGACGAATCTATTCAGCAAAccttattaaattaaatataatgattagcaatctatattttatttgtctAGATACTTGCTTATTTGtgtttaaaatgttaatttgttttagatttttgtttgattcacgtctttaaattgatattttaatggaatttcaataatagtttcaaaattattaagacGTAGTTAAAACCATAAAACCAGAaatgctcatttgagtaagttgaaATCATATCAACGGATTCATATTTGACTGAATAAATAAAgtgcgatattcaaaattcaattgattatggatttctaatctgatgaaaataaacaaatgggcATTCCATATCCCCAACTAGATAAATAAACGTAAATTCAACTTCattccagtgaaaaaaaaacatttgtctgcGTTTTGCCTTAGACTAAGCCAGCCACAAACAGATGTacagaattttttgaatatttttttttttaattgtcttcaacattatttatatgctgctgaattctcttcatctatatcttcaacatttttcctgCCACAGTCtttatttttcccaatcactcaaaaaatgttggccaatttttttgaaaatttataaactcacCCCCCTTAAGAACATTCTCTAGATCCGCGCCTGTCTTCCGGTCAGTTCGCGAAGCTGTTGCTCGCTTTCNNNNNNNNNNNNNNNNNNNNNNNNNNNNNNNNNNNNNNNNNNNNNNNNNNNNNNNNNNNNNNNNNNNNNNNNNNNNNNNNNNNNNNNNNNNNNNNNNNNNNNNNNNNNNNNNNNNNNNNNNNNNNNNNNNNNNNNNNNNNNNNNNNNNNNNNNNNNNNNNNNNNNNNNNNNNNNNNNNNNNNNNNNNNNNNNNNNNNNNNNNNNNNNNNNNNNNNNNNNNNNNNNNNNNNNNNNNNNNNNNNNNNNNNNNNNNNNNNNNNNNNNNNNNNNNNNNNNNNNNNNNNNNNNNNNNNNNNNNNNNNNNNNNNNNNNNNNNNNNNNNNNNNNNNNNNNNNNNNNNNNNNNNNNNNNNNNNNNNNNNNNNNNNNNNNNNNNNNNNNNNNNNNNNNNNNNNNNNNNNNNNNNNNNNNNNNNNNNNNNNNNNNNNNNNNNNNNNNNNNNNNNNNNNNNNNNNNNNNNNNNNNNNNNNNNNNNNNNNNNNNNNNNNNNNNNNNNNNNNNGATGCAGGCTTAACAGGTAGTGCTACATAACTTTGGCTTGTGCTTGGCAAAGGTGAATTGATTTGTGTGGTTGTGTTTGGTGAATTGTGTGTTGCATTTAGTGGTTGAGTGTGTGTTTCCGTAACTATTGGCATGGTTTGTTGTCTTTGCTGTTGATAGGCTTGCTGTGGATTAATATGGGTGCTTTCTTGAATAGGTTGTGCGTTTGACAGTTGACTAAGTCTCGGATTCAACGGATTTGGAACGGAGGATCGCGTAGCATGCAACATCGTGTGATGCTTTTGTTGACATAACCTACAACTGCTACGTGTGCAGTTTGTCGCAAAATGACCAGGCTGCAGACAATTCCGACAAACTCGACTTCGATTGGCGGCTTCAACGCGTTCAGATATTTTCAATCGAAGGAATCGCTGACAATGAAACGGTGAATGCCACGTTTCGCTACAAAATGGACACTGGTTTGAGGACTTAAACGTTGTGTAGCTTGCTGATTGGGTTCTCGACTGATGATGATCGGTGACGTTGTAGCGAGGTTCTTTGGCTGGAGCAACTGACTGCAGAACGGAACAGTAGCTGCGCAGAAACTTCCTCATGTCCTCGTATTTGGGTACTTCTTTGCAGTTGTGTTGTGTTTCCCAGCTTCGTAAGGTGACAGAGTCCAGTCGCGTGTAAAGCATGTGCGCTAGAATGGTGCTCCAACCATCAGTGTCTTCACCGACCTTCTGCAGCATCATCAGGTTCTTCTCGAATTCAGATATGAGATTGTTGATGCTCTCGTACCCCTCTTTTCTTATCGGTTCTAGTGAAAACAGTGCGTCTAAGTACGCCTTCACTATCAGCTTCTTGTTTTCATATCGTTCTGTCAGAATCTCCCAGGCGATAGTGTAATTGACGTCTGACAGTTCGATAGAGAGAACTTCTTCGAGTGCCTCGCCGCTTAAAGATGACCTGAGGTATGAGAACTTCTCCATGGGTGCAAGTTGACCGTTGTTGTGGATCAAGCTTTGAAAACTGTCGCGGAATGAGACCCATTCGCGAAGTTTTCCACTAAAACTGGGCAATCGGATTTCTGGCAGCTTAACTCTTGACCCCATGGAGGCATGGTCTTGATGATGAAAGGAATTGTCGTCGTTTGGAGCTTGTTCACGTTTTTGTTGAAGTTTCGATAGAGCACCCTTCAACCGGAAGAAACGATCTTCAAAACTCAGCAGCAGCATGTCGTTTTCTTCCTCACGTTGGGCTTCTGCTTCATCTTTGGCGTCGCCGTAAAGCTCCTTGGCTTTCTTCTCTTCGCTTTCATACGCAATCATCTCGATTTTACTTCGCACTTCATGGAATTCACTGTACACAGGTTCTAAGGCCTCAAGCCTAGACCTAATCTGACACTCGTCACGTTCTGTATTATAATTCTGTACGAATCGGTCGACACTGTCCATGAGAAGCACTATTTGCCGTTCTCTTTTCTGTAACAACTTCAACTGAACGTTTTTCGCCATTCTGATTGGAAAGTCTTACAACTTCTACCTTAAGTTCAAGCACTCTGACGCTTCAGAGCTGAAAAGGCAGCAATTCAACCCGAAAAGGGGcaaatgtagaaaacaatttccaAATTTCCGAACAATCTGACACCCTTGGACCCAATTTGtccaaaactgacgaaattcTGACTCAAAAACTGACGTGGGCGTATTTGTTGTTGAAGTTCAGGAGTTGATTCTTAGTTTCTGACGAATTATCAatcgattttcaatttctggcAAATCAGACACCCTTGGACCCGATTCGTCCAATACAGAATTAACAACAACTGACACAAGCTTCAAATTTCTGACGAATTCAGAAAATCTCTTAAACTGGCACGTTATTTCTGCCTCAGGCTTAATTTCTGATAGTTATTCAGACGATTTGTAAACTGACTCAATTTCTAACAAGTTCAGACCAAATTTCACTAACTCAATTTCTGACAATATTTCAGACGAGGTTTCCGACAATATTCAGACAAGATTTCTggcaaaacttaaattttgactcAGACTCAATTCTGGCAAGTTTCAAACAAGATTCCAACAATATTCACTTAAGAATTCCGACACAAACtgattcagacttaattctgaTACGATCTCCAACTCAAACTTAATTTCTGACCATAcagacttaattctgacaagTTTCCGACTCAAACTTAAATTCTGACcattcagacttaattctgacaagTTTCTGACTCAAACTTaaattcttcaacaaacttgtatTTTCTGACAAACTCAAACACCTTGGACCCAATCCGTCCAGTACTGAATAGTTCTGACCAATATGACTGACTTGCACCTTCTGTGCTTCTGACTTGCACCTTAATGTGCTCTGACATGCACCTTAT
It includes:
- the LOC129743481 gene encoding uncharacterized protein LOC129743481; the protein is MAKNVQLKLLQKRERQIVLLMDSVDRFVQNYNTERDECQIRSRLEALEPVYSEFHEVRSKIEMIAYESEEKKAKELYGDAKDEAEAQREEENDMLLLSFEDRFFRLKGALSKLQQKREQAPNDDNSFHHQDHASMGSRVKLPEIRLPSFSGKLREWVSFRDSFQSLIHNNGQLAPMEKFSYLRSSLSGEALEEVLSIELSDVNYTIAWEILTERYENKKLIVKAYLDALFSLEPIRKEGYESINNLISEFEKNLMMLQKVGEDTDGWSTILAHMLYTRLDSVTLRSWETQHNCKEVPKYEDMRKFLRSYCSVLQSVAPAKEPRYNVTDHHQSRTQSASYTTSLDRKVINLINRNRSMRPC